From Streptomyces sp. NBC_00683, one genomic window encodes:
- a CDS encoding outer membrane protein assembly factor BamB family protein, giving the protein MPDPTEPWYTPGSPQQPVPGNPYASEGFGPPPGPPPRRRRFGGAPVIAAAVALLLVAVGGGVYALADRGKDGPATPVAKESSSPSAPMAPPGSPAVGTPQAKHIPTTEEINAARKPGDAATWIVDDKTDLPSGHQKLYDLWIVGDTVVQALHRKVAAYRLSDGAEVWSMPLPAPVCETPANPTPDGKVVLVYHKRADSGRNNRCNQLRMIDLKTGKPGWYKELPETGDGDNTFIVHSAISAGTFAIARSMKATAYRVDDGTELFDIPWEDPGKCFPDDVAGGSRLLVKSDCAIDVDQSKNHSQLREIDPLTGKVLWRHRTRTGWKVGSMISVDPVVFTTENAVDHIDDWRVVALGPGGKPGTTIDPRGTSIERCAGYGSGGDIQPCRGTAVGNGLIVLGGNDRIRLYDLATGKFLWGVKSNELRTLHPLRAEKGKAVLVYESATPSRPGRTFLMGPGAAGTEKVVLRHPASTTVQEYEMAGGRLAYADGRVVITSASVSGADDQHEARMLSFAPGPP; this is encoded by the coding sequence ATGCCCGACCCGACCGAGCCCTGGTACACACCGGGCTCGCCGCAGCAGCCGGTTCCCGGCAACCCGTATGCCTCGGAAGGCTTCGGGCCGCCGCCCGGACCGCCACCGCGTCGGCGGCGCTTCGGCGGAGCACCGGTCATCGCCGCCGCCGTCGCGCTCCTGCTCGTGGCCGTGGGAGGAGGGGTGTACGCCCTCGCCGACCGGGGAAAGGACGGGCCCGCCACCCCCGTGGCGAAGGAATCGTCCAGCCCCTCCGCGCCGATGGCCCCGCCCGGTTCCCCGGCGGTCGGCACCCCGCAGGCGAAGCACATCCCGACCACGGAGGAGATCAACGCCGCACGGAAGCCGGGGGACGCGGCGACGTGGATCGTCGACGACAAGACCGATCTTCCCAGCGGGCACCAGAAGCTCTACGACCTGTGGATCGTCGGCGACACCGTTGTCCAGGCCCTGCACAGAAAGGTCGCGGCCTACCGTCTCTCGGACGGCGCCGAGGTCTGGAGCATGCCGTTGCCCGCTCCCGTCTGCGAGACACCGGCCAACCCCACGCCCGACGGCAAGGTCGTGCTCGTCTACCACAAGCGGGCCGACTCCGGGCGGAACAACCGGTGCAACCAACTGCGGATGATCGATCTGAAGACCGGGAAGCCGGGTTGGTACAAGGAGCTCCCCGAGACCGGTGACGGGGACAACACGTTCATCGTGCACAGCGCCATCAGCGCCGGTACTTTCGCGATCGCCCGGAGCATGAAGGCGACCGCCTACCGGGTCGATGACGGTACCGAGTTGTTCGACATCCCCTGGGAGGACCCGGGGAAGTGCTTCCCCGACGACGTGGCGGGCGGTTCCCGGCTCCTGGTGAAGTCCGACTGCGCGATCGACGTCGACCAGAGCAAGAACCACAGCCAGCTCCGCGAGATCGACCCGCTCACCGGCAAGGTCCTGTGGCGCCACCGGACCAGGACCGGATGGAAGGTCGGAAGCATGATCTCCGTCGATCCGGTCGTCTTCACCACGGAGAACGCCGTGGATCACATCGACGACTGGCGGGTCGTGGCCCTGGGCCCGGGAGGAAAGCCCGGCACCACCATCGACCCGCGGGGCACGAGTATCGAGCGATGCGCCGGGTACGGGAGCGGCGGCGACATCCAGCCCTGTCGCGGCACCGCGGTCGGCAACGGCCTCATCGTTCTGGGCGGCAACGACAGGATCCGCCTGTACGACCTGGCCACCGGGAAGTTCCTCTGGGGGGTCAAGAGCAACGAGCTGCGCACCTTGCACCCCCTGCGTGCGGAGAAGGGCAAGGCGGTGCTCGTCTACGAGTCGGCCACACCGAGCCGCCCCGGCCGGACCTTCCTGATGGGCCCGGGTGCCGCAGGTACGGAGAAGGTGGTGCTGCGACACCCCGCATCGACCACGGTGCAGGAGTACGAGATGGCCGGCGGGCGGCTGGCCTATGCCGACGGACGGGTCGTGATCACGTCGGCGAGCGTGAGCGGCGCCGACGACCAGCACGAAGCCCGCATGCTGTCCTTCGCCCCCGGCCCGCCCTGA
- a CDS encoding TetR/AcrR family transcriptional regulator, which produces MTAIEQTEAARPRGTRLPRRARRNQLLGAAQEVFVAQGYHSAAMDDIAERAGVSKPVLYQHFPGKLELYLALLDQHCESLLQAVRTALASTTDNKLRVAATMDAYFAYVEDEGGAFRLVFESDLTNEPAVRERVDRVSLQCAEAISDVIAGDTGLSKDESMLLAVGLGGVSQVVARYWLSSRSGIPRDTAVQLLTSLAWRGIAGFPLHGTDQS; this is translated from the coding sequence GTGACAGCCATCGAGCAGACAGAGGCAGCGCGCCCGCGGGGCACTCGCCTGCCCCGCCGCGCCCGACGTAATCAGCTGCTGGGCGCTGCGCAGGAGGTCTTCGTCGCGCAGGGCTACCACTCCGCCGCGATGGACGACATCGCGGAGCGGGCCGGTGTCAGCAAGCCGGTGCTGTACCAGCACTTCCCGGGCAAGCTGGAGCTCTACCTGGCCCTGCTCGACCAGCACTGCGAGTCGCTGCTCCAGGCGGTCCGCACGGCCCTTGCCTCGACGACGGACAACAAGCTGCGCGTGGCGGCCACGATGGACGCCTACTTCGCGTACGTGGAGGACGAGGGCGGCGCCTTCCGCCTGGTCTTCGAGTCCGACCTGACCAACGAGCCCGCGGTCCGCGAGCGGGTCGACCGGGTCTCGCTGCAGTGCGCCGAAGCGATCTCCGACGTGATCGCGGGTGACACGGGTCTGTCCAAGGACGAGTCGATGCTGCTCGCGGTCGGCCTGGGCGGTGTCTCCCAGGTGGTCGCGCGCTACTGGCTCTCCAGCCGGTCCGGCATTCCGCGTGACACCGCGGTACAGCTGTTGACCTCGCTCGCGTGGCGGGGCATCGCGGGATTCCCGCTGCACGGCACCGATCAGAGCTGA
- a CDS encoding DUF3152 domain-containing protein yields MRRELIRGVGRHSRKGPAVKGRDTGAAAVADGERGATRSESGPGRRRVDSAAPSAGDGHTPFHDVPQARGGHPEQREQGGGWGTGTQQRYGDWQGLGPGQQAYARQAVARQLTAQQAAQRAADRRPTTGPQTGGTPLIPGPRREFVDAFDRADAPTAQPEEAEGSDGSGDVPGTGAREGKGGKGRAFTGIAAAAVTTVLAVVVAGQVAQDSGGDSSVASQAAGVDRQGPEDTSRSVERQTPQTQPQQVEAKPLTYAQKMAKPYPLTPTLKGSGKFEAVPGLAKAPGKGQKYRYRIDVEKGLGLDAVLFAEAVQQTLNDDRSWAHNGAMTFERISSGEPDFVITLASPGTTGIWCEKSGLDTTEDNVSCDSAATDRVMINAYRWAQGASTFGPDNLLAYRQMLINHEVGHRLGHNHVSCRTPGALAPVMQQQTKTLELGGIKCRPNPWVHPGS; encoded by the coding sequence ATGCGGCGGGAGCTGATCCGGGGCGTGGGACGACACAGTCGAAAAGGCCCGGCGGTCAAAGGGCGCGATACCGGGGCCGCTGCCGTGGCCGACGGCGAACGCGGCGCCACCCGCTCCGAATCAGGCCCCGGGCGGCGCAGGGTGGACTCCGCCGCACCGTCCGCAGGGGACGGGCACACGCCGTTCCACGATGTTCCGCAGGCGCGCGGCGGCCATCCCGAGCAGCGTGAGCAGGGCGGCGGCTGGGGCACGGGTACGCAGCAGCGGTACGGCGACTGGCAGGGGCTCGGCCCCGGTCAGCAGGCCTACGCCCGACAGGCCGTGGCGCGGCAGCTGACGGCACAGCAGGCGGCGCAGCGCGCGGCCGACCGGCGCCCGACCACAGGGCCGCAGACCGGTGGAACGCCGCTGATACCGGGCCCCCGCAGGGAGTTCGTCGACGCGTTCGACCGTGCGGACGCGCCCACGGCGCAGCCCGAGGAGGCCGAAGGTTCCGACGGATCCGGGGACGTCCCGGGCACCGGTGCCCGGGAGGGCAAGGGGGGCAAGGGCCGCGCCTTCACCGGGATCGCGGCCGCCGCGGTGACCACGGTGCTCGCGGTCGTGGTGGCCGGACAGGTCGCACAGGACTCCGGGGGTGACTCCTCGGTCGCATCGCAGGCCGCGGGTGTCGACCGGCAGGGCCCCGAGGACACCTCCCGCTCCGTGGAGCGGCAGACCCCGCAAACGCAGCCGCAGCAGGTGGAGGCCAAACCCCTGACGTACGCGCAGAAGATGGCCAAGCCCTATCCGCTCACCCCCACGCTCAAGGGGTCCGGAAAGTTCGAAGCCGTCCCGGGGCTGGCGAAAGCGCCCGGCAAGGGGCAGAAGTACAGGTATCGGATCGACGTCGAAAAGGGCCTCGGTCTCGATGCGGTCCTCTTCGCCGAGGCCGTACAGCAGACGCTCAACGACGACCGCAGCTGGGCGCACAACGGCGCCATGACCTTCGAGCGGATCTCCTCCGGCGAGCCCGATTTCGTGATCACGCTCGCCAGCCCGGGCACCACCGGGATCTGGTGCGAGAAATCGGGTCTGGACACCACGGAGGACAACGTCTCCTGCGATTCCGCCGCCACGGACCGCGTCATGATCAATGCGTATCGCTGGGCCCAGGGTGCCTCGACCTTCGGTCCGGACAACCTTCTGGCCTACCGTCAGATGCTGATCAACCACGAGGTCGGGCACCGGCTCGGACACAACCATGTGAGCTGCCGCACTCCCGGCGCACTGGCGCCCGTCATGCAGCAGCAGACCAAGACATTGGAGCTGGGCGGCATCAAGTGCCGGCCCAATCCGTGGGTACATCCCGGCAGTTGA
- a CDS encoding DUF3107 domain-containing protein gives MEVKIGVQHTPREIILESGLSAEEVESAVGEALSGKAQLLSLTDDKGRKVLVPADRIAYVEIGEPSTRRVGFGAL, from the coding sequence GTGGAGGTCAAGATCGGGGTGCAGCACACGCCCCGGGAGATCATTCTGGAGAGCGGGCTTTCCGCCGAAGAGGTCGAGAGCGCGGTCGGCGAGGCGCTCAGCGGCAAGGCGCAGCTGCTCAGCCTCACGGACGACAAGGGCCGCAAGGTTCTGGTGCCGGCCGACCGGATCGCGTACGTGGAGATCGGCGAGCCCAGCACCCGACGGGTGGGGTTCGGCGCGCTGTAG
- a CDS encoding ferritin-like fold-containing protein, with protein sequence METPDNATEASEEAPVPTGIAAQDWATASADPQYRAAVVDLLGALAYGELAAFERLAEDAKLAPTLGDKAALAKMASAEFHHFEQLTDRLTAIEEEPTAAMEPFAKALDDFHRQTAPSDWLEGLVKAYVGDSIASDFYREIAARLDTDTRSLVLSVLDDTGHGNFAVEKVRAAIEAEPRVGGRLALWARRLMGEALSQAQRVVADRDALSTMLVGGVADGFDLAEVGRMFSRITEAHTKRMAALGLAA encoded by the coding sequence ATGGAGACGCCTGACAACGCCACTGAAGCATCCGAAGAAGCCCCCGTACCCACCGGGATCGCCGCCCAGGACTGGGCCACCGCGTCCGCCGACCCGCAGTACCGTGCCGCAGTCGTGGATCTGCTGGGCGCGCTCGCCTATGGCGAACTGGCGGCCTTCGAGCGGCTCGCCGAGGATGCGAAACTCGCGCCGACACTCGGCGACAAGGCTGCACTGGCAAAGATGGCGTCCGCCGAATTCCATCACTTCGAGCAGCTGACGGACCGGCTCACCGCGATCGAGGAGGAGCCGACGGCGGCCATGGAGCCGTTCGCCAAGGCGCTGGACGACTTCCACCGGCAGACCGCGCCCTCGGACTGGCTCGAGGGCCTGGTCAAGGCGTACGTGGGCGACTCGATCGCCAGTGACTTCTACCGTGAGATCGCGGCCCGCCTCGACACGGACACCCGCTCCCTCGTGCTGTCCGTGCTCGACGACACCGGGCACGGCAACTTCGCGGTCGAGAAGGTGCGGGCCGCCATCGAGGCGGAACCCCGTGTGGGCGGCAGGCTCGCGCTCTGGGCCCGTCGGCTGATGGGGGAGGCGCTCTCCCAGGCCCAGCGGGTGGTCGCCGACCGGGACGCCCTGTCGACGATGCTCGTGGGCGGGGTCGCGGACGGCTTCGACCTGGCCGAGGTCGGCCGGATGTTCTCCAGGATCACCGAGGCCCACACCAAGCGGATGGCCGCACTCGGCCTCGCGGCCTGA
- a CDS encoding ABC transporter substrate-binding protein — protein sequence MSQPSVISRRVATTAAVSLALVAGLAACAGPQDTTEGDGESGAGGKPQKGGTLTVLNSNPQEDFDPARLYTSGGGNVPSLVFRTLTTRNREDGAAGAQVVPDLATDLGTPSKNATVWTYTLKDGLKYEDGTAITSADIKYGIERSFAAELSGGAPYLRDWLIGGADYQGPYKDKKGLASIEVPDAKTIVFHLNKPEGEFPYLATQTQTTPVPQAKDKGTKYEEHPVSSGPYKVVSNENDGERLVLERNPHWSAATDEERKAYPDRIDVRSGLDSAVINQRLSGSQGADSAAVTTDTNLGPAELAKVSGDKKLAARVGTGHFGYTNYIAFNPKVKPFDNPKVRQAISYAVDRSSVVNAAGGSSLAEPATTYLPNQKSFGYTPYDHFPAGETGNAAKAKELLKEAGYPKGLTVTLTHSNDKDFETSPEIATALQAALKKAGITVELKGLESNDYSDTIHSASKEPGFFLAHWGADWPSGGPFLAPIFDGRQIVKDGANFNTGFLNDASVNKEIDEINKLTDLDAAAQRWGALDKKIGEQALTVPLFHPVYKRLFGQDIKNVVISDWTGVLDISQVAVK from the coding sequence ATGAGTCAGCCGTCCGTCATATCGCGTCGTGTGGCAACGACCGCAGCCGTCAGCCTCGCCCTGGTCGCGGGTCTTGCCGCCTGCGCGGGACCCCAGGACACAACGGAGGGCGACGGCGAGTCCGGCGCCGGGGGCAAGCCGCAGAAGGGCGGCACCCTCACAGTCCTCAACAGCAACCCGCAGGAGGACTTCGACCCGGCGCGCCTCTACACCTCGGGCGGCGGCAACGTCCCCTCCCTCGTCTTCCGTACGCTCACCACCCGCAACCGGGAGGACGGCGCCGCGGGCGCGCAGGTCGTCCCCGACCTGGCGACCGACCTGGGCACGCCCAGCAAGAACGCCACCGTCTGGACGTACACCCTCAAGGACGGGCTGAAGTACGAGGACGGCACCGCGATCACCAGCGCGGACATCAAGTACGGCATCGAGCGGTCCTTCGCCGCCGAACTCTCCGGCGGCGCGCCCTACCTGCGCGACTGGCTCATCGGCGGCGCCGACTACCAGGGCCCGTACAAGGACAAGAAGGGCCTCGCCTCGATCGAGGTGCCCGACGCGAAGACCATCGTCTTCCACCTCAACAAGCCCGAGGGCGAGTTCCCCTACCTCGCCACGCAGACCCAGACCACCCCGGTGCCCCAGGCCAAGGACAAGGGCACCAAGTACGAGGAGCACCCCGTCTCCTCCGGGCCGTACAAGGTCGTCTCCAACGAGAACGACGGCGAGCGGCTCGTCCTGGAGCGCAACCCGCACTGGTCGGCCGCCACCGACGAGGAGCGCAAGGCCTACCCGGACCGGATCGACGTACGCTCCGGGCTGGACTCCGCCGTCATCAACCAGCGCCTCTCCGGCTCCCAGGGCGCCGACTCCGCCGCCGTCACCACCGACACCAACCTCGGCCCGGCGGAACTCGCCAAGGTCTCCGGCGACAAGAAGCTCGCCGCCCGTGTCGGCACCGGCCACTTCGGCTACACCAACTACATCGCCTTCAACCCGAAGGTGAAGCCGTTCGACAACCCCAAGGTGCGCCAGGCGATCTCGTACGCCGTCGACCGCTCCTCGGTGGTCAACGCTGCCGGCGGGTCCTCGCTCGCCGAGCCCGCCACCACCTACCTGCCGAACCAGAAGTCCTTCGGATACACGCCCTACGACCACTTCCCGGCAGGCGAGACGGGCAACGCCGCCAAGGCCAAGGAGCTGCTGAAGGAGGCCGGTTACCCCAAGGGCCTGACCGTCACCCTCACCCACTCCAACGACAAGGACTTCGAGACCAGCCCGGAGATCGCCACCGCCCTCCAGGCCGCCCTCAAGAAGGCCGGCATCACCGTCGAGCTCAAGGGCCTGGAGAGCAACGACTACTCCGACACCATCCACAGCGCCTCCAAGGAGCCGGGCTTCTTCCTCGCCCACTGGGGTGCCGACTGGCCCTCCGGCGGCCCGTTCCTCGCCCCGATCTTCGACGGCCGCCAGATCGTGAAGGACGGAGCCAACTTCAACACCGGCTTCCTGAACGACGCGTCGGTCAACAAGGAGATCGACGAGATCAACAAGCTCACCGACCTGGACGCCGCGGCCCAGCGCTGGGGCGCCCTGGACAAGAAGATCGGTGAGCAGGCGCTGACCGTGCCGCTCTTCCACCCGGTGTACAAGCGGCTCTTCGGCCAGGACATCAAGAACGTCGTCATCAGCGACTGGACCGGCGTCCTCGACATCTCCCAGGTCGCGGTCAAGTAG
- a CDS encoding Ms4533A family Cys-rich leader peptide, which yields MSRRASHSALTSGKGSSIFLGMSRSPASSESTALERALLGVAGHCVADILCR from the coding sequence ATGTCGAGACGGGCGTCTCATTCCGCGTTGACATCGGGGAAGGGGTCGTCCATATTTCTCGGCATGTCACGCAGCCCCGCATCCTCCGAGAGCACCGCCCTTGAGCGGGCGCTCCTCGGCGTGGCCGGGCACTGCGTAGCCGACATTCTCTGTCGCTGA
- a CDS encoding alpha/beta fold hydrolase, whose product MSSTELPGTRAAAAALAPTVSAVRVAEGEKLRSVPLPGLTLTVRARPGATAGLAPALYVHGLGGSSQNWSALMPMLADVVDGEAVDLPGFGDSPPPDDGNYSVTGHARAVIRLLDAGQRGPVHLFGNSLGGAVATRVAAVRPDLVRTLTLISPALPEIRVQRPAVPTGLLALPGVASLFSRLTREWTAEQRTRGVMALCYGDPARISDEAFRHAVAEMERRLELPYFWDVMTRSARGIVDAYTLGGQHGLWRQAERVLAPTQLVYGGRDQLVSYRMARRASAAFRDSRLLTLPDAGHVAMMEYPEAVAQAFRELLDECGGS is encoded by the coding sequence ATGTCTTCGACCGAGCTGCCCGGTACCCGCGCCGCCGCCGCCGCGCTGGCTCCCACGGTCAGTGCTGTGAGGGTTGCGGAGGGTGAGAAGCTTCGCTCCGTCCCGCTGCCCGGCCTCACGCTGACCGTCCGTGCCCGCCCCGGGGCGACGGCGGGTCTCGCCCCCGCTCTCTATGTGCACGGCCTGGGCGGCTCGTCCCAGAACTGGTCGGCGCTCATGCCGATGCTGGCGGACGTGGTCGACGGGGAGGCGGTCGATCTGCCCGGCTTCGGGGACTCCCCGCCGCCGGACGACGGCAACTACTCGGTCACCGGACACGCCCGGGCCGTGATCCGGCTGCTGGACGCGGGGCAGCGCGGACCCGTTCACCTTTTCGGGAATTCTCTGGGCGGCGCCGTTGCCACCCGGGTCGCGGCCGTCCGCCCCGATCTGGTGCGCACCCTGACGCTGATCTCGCCCGCCCTGCCCGAGATCCGGGTGCAGCGGCCGGCCGTGCCGACCGGGCTGCTCGCACTCCCGGGCGTCGCTTCCCTGTTCTCCCGGCTCACCCGGGAGTGGACCGCGGAACAGCGCACCCGCGGTGTCATGGCACTCTGTTACGGCGATCCGGCACGTATCTCCGACGAAGCCTTCCGCCACGCGGTGGCCGAGATGGAGAGACGGCTGGAGCTGCCGTACTTCTGGGACGTCATGACGCGCTCGGCACGGGGCATCGTCGATGCCTACACACTGGGCGGACAGCACGGGCTGTGGCGCCAGGCCGAGCGGGTGCTCGCACCGACCCAGCTCGTGTACGGCGGACGGGACCAGCTCGTCTCGTACCGGATGGCACGCAGAGCGTCCGCGGCCTTCCGCGACTCGCGGCTGCTGACACTGCCCGACGCGGGGCACGTGGCGATGATGGAGTACCCGGAGGCGGTCGCCCAGGCGTTCCGGGAACTGCTCGACGAATGCGGCGGGAGCTGA
- a CDS encoding DEAD/DEAH box helicase, whose product MTLPVALSGSDVIGQAKTGTGKTLGFGLPLLERVTVPADVESGRAAPEKLTDAPQALIVVPTRELCQQVTNDLLTAGKVRNVRVLAIYGGRAYEPQVEALKKGVDVIVGTPGRLLDLAGQRKLDLSHIRVLVLDEADEMLDLGFLPDVERIITMLPPKRQTMLFSATMPGAVISLARRYMSQPTHINATSPDDEGTTVKNTAQHVYRAHNMDKPEMLSRILQANGRGLAMVFCRTKRTAADIADQLEKRGFASGAVHGDLGQGAREQALRAFRNGKVDVLVCTDVAARGIDVEGVTHVINYQSPEDEKTYLHRIGRTGRAGAKGIAITLVDWDDIPRWQLINKALDLKFPDPVETYSTSPHLYEDLDIPAGTKGVLPRTERTRAGLRAEELEDLGETGGRGRKSAATAPAPREERAPRTPRQRRRTRGGSASEEGAVTVPAPSTEAGEEQTEARTPRRRRRARVGAPEGVVESAVAVAEAPASPAVVETVVAAPVAEAEPEADAKPRRRRARTTTVKAVAETVTVAPAAETVVDFQTVAVAAPVAEPVTKPRRRARVVKPVVDEVDFQIAPASEPVPDTKARRRPRAAAKPKTEAVAAAPAATEDAVETKPRRRRPRAAVKAEAAVSETASSVAVSEDEAPAKPRRRRARATTAAAEAATTEG is encoded by the coding sequence ATGACGCTCCCCGTAGCGCTCTCCGGCTCCGACGTCATCGGCCAGGCCAAGACCGGCACCGGCAAGACGCTCGGTTTCGGTCTTCCGCTCCTGGAGCGCGTGACCGTCCCCGCCGATGTGGAGTCGGGCCGCGCCGCGCCGGAGAAGCTCACCGACGCGCCGCAGGCTCTCATCGTCGTCCCCACCCGCGAGCTGTGCCAGCAGGTCACCAACGACCTGCTCACCGCCGGCAAGGTCCGTAACGTCCGCGTTCTCGCGATCTACGGCGGCCGGGCGTACGAGCCCCAGGTCGAGGCCCTCAAGAAGGGCGTCGATGTGATCGTCGGCACCCCGGGCCGTCTGCTCGACCTGGCGGGCCAGCGCAAGCTCGACCTCTCGCACATCCGCGTCCTCGTCCTCGACGAGGCCGACGAGATGCTCGACCTCGGCTTCCTGCCCGACGTCGAGCGCATCATCACGATGCTGCCGCCGAAGCGCCAGACGATGCTGTTCTCGGCCACCATGCCGGGCGCCGTCATCTCTCTCGCGCGCCGCTACATGTCGCAGCCGACGCACATCAACGCCACGTCGCCCGACGACGAGGGCACGACCGTCAAGAACACCGCGCAGCACGTCTACCGCGCGCACAACATGGACAAGCCGGAGATGCTCTCCCGCATCCTCCAGGCCAACGGACGCGGACTGGCCATGGTCTTCTGCCGTACGAAGCGCACGGCCGCCGACATCGCCGACCAGCTGGAGAAGCGCGGTTTCGCGTCCGGCGCGGTCCATGGCGACCTCGGCCAGGGCGCCCGTGAGCAGGCACTGCGGGCGTTCCGCAACGGCAAGGTGGACGTCCTCGTCTGCACCGATGTCGCCGCGCGCGGTATCGATGTCGAGGGTGTGACCCATGTCATCAACTACCAGTCGCCGGAGGACGAGAAGACCTACCTCCACCGCATCGGCCGCACCGGCCGCGCGGGCGCAAAGGGCATCGCGATCACGCTGGTCGACTGGGACGACATCCCGCGCTGGCAGCTGATCAACAAGGCCCTGGACCTGAAGTTCCCGGACCCGGTCGAGACGTACTCCACCTCGCCGCACCTGTACGAGGACCTCGACATCCCCGCGGGCACCAAGGGTGTTCTGCCGCGGACCGAGCGGACCCGTGCGGGTCTGCGGGCCGAGGAGCTCGAGGACCTCGGCGAGACCGGCGGCCGCGGCCGCAAGTCGGCCGCGACCGCCCCCGCCCCTCGTGAGGAGCGCGCCCCGCGCACCCCGCGTCAGCGTCGTCGCACCCGGGGCGGCAGCGCCTCCGAGGAAGGCGCCGTCACCGTGCCCGCGCCGTCCACGGAGGCCGGCGAGGAGCAGACGGAGGCGCGTACCCCGCGCCGCCGTCGCCGCGCCCGCGTCGGCGCCCCCGAGGGCGTCGTGGAGTCCGCGGTGGCCGTGGCCGAGGCTCCGGCCTCGCCCGCTGTCGTCGAGACCGTCGTGGCCGCACCCGTGGCCGAGGCCGAGCCGGAGGCCGACGCGAAGCCTCGCCGCCGCCGCGCCCGGACCACCACCGTGAAGGCTGTCGCCGAGACGGTGACGGTGGCCCCGGCCGCCGAGACCGTGGTCGACTTCCAGACCGTGGCCGTTGCCGCACCGGTGGCGGAGCCCGTCACCAAGCCGCGCCGCCGCGCCCGTGTCGTCAAGCCGGTCGTCGACGAGGTCGACTTCCAGATCGCTCCGGCGTCCGAGCCCGTGCCGGACACCAAGGCCCGCCGTCGGCCCCGCGCCGCCGCCAAGCCGAAGACCGAGGCGGTGGCCGCTGCTCCGGCCGCCACCGAGGACGCCGTGGAGACGAAGCCGCGCCGCCGTCGGCCGCGCGCCGCCGTGAAGGCGGAGGCCGCAGTCTCCGAGACGGCTTCGAGCGTTGCCGTGTCCGAGGACGAGGCACCTGCGAAGCCGCGCCGTCGTCGTGCCCGCGCGACCACGGCCGCCGCCGAGGCAGCGACGACCGAAGGCTGA
- a CDS encoding alpha/beta fold hydrolase yields the protein MSRPPTFAPPPCARARMLRTARGDFAVLDAAPRTEAHSTALLLPGYTGSKEDFIALLEPLADAGFRVVSVDGRGQYETEGTDRQESYAQAELARDVLAQAAALAGPDGAPATGGIHLLGHSLGGQIARAAVLLDASPFRSLTLMSSGPAEIAPAQQKKAQLLSDALTRWSMADVWQAMRALDPPEDADTGDGEDLRRRWMRHHPAQLIATGAQLSAEPDRVAELAALPLPVHVVSGESDDVWPVPLLDDMARRLGARRTVVEGAEHSPNTARPDVTAAALVSFWNSL from the coding sequence ATGAGCCGGCCGCCCACCTTCGCCCCGCCCCCCTGTGCCCGTGCCCGCATGCTGCGTACCGCGCGCGGGGACTTCGCCGTGCTGGACGCGGCACCGCGTACCGAAGCGCACTCCACCGCCCTTCTGCTGCCCGGGTACACCGGCAGCAAGGAGGACTTCATCGCCCTGCTCGAACCTCTTGCGGATGCCGGGTTCCGGGTGGTGTCCGTCGACGGCCGAGGTCAGTACGAGACCGAGGGGACGGACCGTCAGGAGTCTTACGCACAGGCCGAGTTGGCCCGTGACGTACTCGCCCAGGCCGCCGCGCTCGCCGGCCCCGACGGCGCCCCCGCAACCGGTGGGATCCATCTGCTCGGGCACTCCCTGGGCGGCCAGATCGCCCGCGCCGCGGTGCTGCTCGACGCGTCGCCGTTCCGTTCGCTCACCCTGATGTCGTCCGGACCGGCCGAGATCGCCCCCGCCCAGCAGAAGAAGGCCCAGCTGCTCAGCGACGCCCTGACCCGCTGGAGCATGGCCGACGTCTGGCAGGCCATGCGCGCCCTCGATCCGCCCGAGGACGCGGACACCGGGGACGGGGAGGACCTGCGCCGCCGCTGGATGCGGCACCACCCCGCGCAGCTGATCGCCACGGGTGCCCAGCTCTCGGCCGAGCCGGACCGGGTGGCCGAGCTCGCCGCCCTGCCCCTGCCCGTCCACGTGGTGTCGGGCGAGAGCGACGACGTCTGGCCCGTGCCGCTGCTGGACGACATGGCGCGGCGGCTGGGTGCGCGGCGCACCGTGGTCGAGGGAGCCGAGCACTCCCCCAACACGGCCAGGCCGGACGTGACGGCGGCGGCGCTCGTCTCGTTCTGGAACAGCCTCTGA